The following proteins come from a genomic window of Anopheles ziemanni chromosome 3, idAnoZiCoDA_A2_x.2, whole genome shotgun sequence:
- the LOC131284876 gene encoding mite allergen Der f 7-like has protein sequence MRILSVTALGLACVLAFAGVQGISVLEEEEQRNTALSANMNNYIDVVMIQVGPWMNQHLVPMSLPDVVEGFEHRPILITYHGELALTNGVFHTIHSVGRNGNAMMHYDRQLLRVTVGANIRQLGFTYDYSAHIMDLGPSGFVDVDVATMTFTSEFIIDLKDFYIFMQDFRFTNMGNLSIRFRGNILVDWLANIFVNVITTIFRNTITNIVSNGVRDFLQATLDDMNSRLQGRAITEQEAAVLVEQLRKMLTH, from the exons ATGCGCATCCTTTCGGTCACTGCGCTCGGACTCGCCTGTGTCCTGGCGTTCGCCGGCGTGCAGGGTATCAGTGtgctggaggaggagga GCAGCGCAACACCGCTCTGTCGGCCAACATGAACAACTACATCGACGTGGTGATGATCCAGGTCGGCCCCTGGATGAACCAGCATCTCGTCCCAATGTCGCTACCGGACGTGGTGGAAGGATTCGAGCAC CGCCCCATCCTGATCACCTACCATGGCGAGCTGGCCCTCACGAACGGCGTGTTCCACACGATCCACAGCGTCGGTCGCAACGGAAACGCCATGATGCACTACGACCGCCAATTACTGCGCGTTACCGTCGGTGCCAACATTCGCCAGCTGGGC TTCACCTATGACTACTCGGCGCACATTATGGATCTCGGCCCATCCGGGTTCGTCGACGTGGACGTGGCCACGATGACTTTCACCAGCGAGTTCATCATCGACCTGAAGGATTTCTACATCTTTATGCAGGACTTCCGTTTCACCAACATGGG CAACCTGAGCATTCGCTTCCGAGGTAATATCCTCGTGGACTGGCTGGCCAACATCTTCGTGAACGTCATCACGACCATCTTCCGCAACACGATCACGAACATCGTCTCGAACGGTGTACGCGATTTCCTCCAGGCCACTCTGGATGATATGAACAGTCGGCTGCAGGGTCGTGCAATCACCGAGCAGGAGGCTGCCGTTCTGGTTGAGCAGCTGCGGAAAATGCTCACCCACTAG